From the Suncus etruscus isolate mSunEtr1 chromosome 19, mSunEtr1.pri.cur, whole genome shotgun sequence genome, one window contains:
- the EXOSC4 gene encoding exosome complex component RRP41 has product MAGLELLSDQGYRVDGRRAGELRKIQARMGVFAQADGSAYIEQGNTKALAVVYGPHEIRGSRARALPDRALVNCQYSSATFSTGERKRRPHGDRKSCELGLQLRQTFEAAILTQLHPRSQIDIYVQVLQADGGTYAACVNAATLAVLDAGIPMRDFVCACSAGFVDGTPLADLSHVEEAAGGPQLALALLPASGQIALLEMDARLHEDHLAQVLDAAAHAARDVHALLDRVVRQHVREASLLLGD; this is encoded by the exons ATGGCGGGGCTGGAGCTGCTATCGGACCAGGGCTACCGGGTGGACGGGCGGCGCGCCGGGGAGCTGCGCAAGATCCAGGCGCGCATGGGCGTCTTCGCGCAGGCCGACGGCTCGGCCTACATCGAGCAGGGCAACACCAAGGCGCTGGCGGTGGTCTACGGCCCCCACGAG ATCCGGGGCTCCCGAGCCCGCGCCCTGCCCGACCGGGCGCTGGTGAACTGCCAGTACAGCTCGGCCACCTTCAGCACCGGCGAGCGCAAGCGGAGGCCGCACGGGGACCGCAAGTCCTGCGAGCTGGGCCTGCAACTGCGCCAGACCTTCGAGGCGGCCATCCTCACGCAGCTGCACCCGCGCTCCCAGATCGACATCTACGTGCAG GTCCTGCAGGCGGACGGCGGTACCTACGCGGCCTGCGTGAACGCCGCCACGCTGGCCGTCCTGGACGCGGGCATCCCCATGCGCGACTTCGTGTGCGCCTGCTCGGCCGGCTTCGTGGACGGCACGCCGCTGGCCGACCTGAGCCACGTCGAGGAGGCGGCCGGCGGCCCCCAGCTGGCCCTGGCGCTGCTGCCCGCCTCGGGCCAGATCGCGCTGCTGGAGATGGACGCCCGGCTGCACGAGGACCACCTGGCGCAGGTGCTGGACGCCGCTGCCCACGCCGCGCGGGACGTGCACGCCCTGCTGGACCGCGTGGTGCGGCAGCACGTCCGGGAGGCCTCGCTCCTGCTGGGGGACTGA
- the GPAA1 gene encoding glycosylphosphatidylinositol anchor attachment 1 protein has protein sequence MGLLSDPARRRALVRLVLRLNAPLCALSYLAGAAWLLALAFPPLTQRTYMSENAMGSTMVEEQFAGGERARAWARDFAAQRRKAGALPAAWLERAMRGVGLEVHTQRFARTLPFPDEARERYMVSGTNVYGILRAPRSASTESLVLTVPCSPDATNSQAVGLLLALAAHFRGQIYWAKDIIFLVTDHDLLGTEAWLEAYHDVNVTGMQSSPLQGRAGAIQAAVALELNSDVITSLDVVVEGLNGQLPNLDLLNLFQTFCQKGGLLCTLQGKLQPQDWTSADGPLQGLQTLLLMVLQQASGRPHGPHGLFLRYRVEALTLRGINSFRQYKYDLVAVGKALEGMFRKLNHLLERLHQSFFFYLLPGLSRFVSIGLYTPAAGFLLLVLGLKALELWMQLHEAGVGSEEAASPSGPGPALAPTQGVGLASLVAPVIISQAMGVALYVLPVLSQHVATQHFPVAEAEAVVLTLLAIYAAGLALPHNTHWVVNAQASDRGWMALKLGALIYLALQLACITLMNFSLGFLLAITMVPTAALAEPRGPRALYAILLVLTSPVATLLGSLFLWRELQEAPLTLAEGWQLFLTALAQGVLEHHIYGSLLFPLLALGLYPCWLLFWNVLFWK, from the exons ATGGGCCTCCTGTCGGACCCGGCGCGCCGCCGCGCGCTGGTGCGCCTGGTGCTGCGGCTGAACGCGCCGCTGTG CGCGCTGAGCTACCTGGCGGGCGCGGCGTGGCTGCTGGCGCTGGCCTTCCCGCCGCTCACGCAGCGCACCTACATGTCGGAGAACGCCATGGGCTCCACCATGGTGGAGGAGCAGTTCGCCGGCGGCGAGCGCGCGCGCGCCTGGGCGAGGGACTTCGCGGCGCAGCGCCGGAAGGCGGGCGCGCTGCCGGCGGCCTGGCTGGAGCGCGCCATGCGCGGCGTGGGGCTCGAGGTGCACACGCAGCGCTTCGCCCGCACGCTGCCCTTCCCCGACGAGGCCCGCGAGCGATAC ATGGTGTCCGGGACCAACGTGTATGGCATCCTCCGCGCCCCTCGCTCCGCCAGCACCGAGTCCCTGGTGCTCACCGTGCCCTGTAGCCCGGACGCAACCAACAGCCAGGCCGTGGGTCTGCTGCTGGCCCTCGCGGCCCACTTTCGGG GGCAGATTTACTGGGCCAAAGACATCATCTTCCTGGTAACTGATCATGATCTGCTGGGCACTGAGGCGTGGCTGGAAGCCTACCATGATGTCAACGTTACCG GTATGCAGTCATCCCCGCTACAGGGCCGGGCCGGGGCTATCCAGGCAGCTGTGGCCCTGGAACTGAACAGTGACGTGATCACGAGCCTTGACGTGGTAGTGGAGGGCCTCAACGGGCAGCTGCCCAACCTTGACCTACTCAACCTCTTCCAGACCTTCTGCCAGAAAGGGGGCCTGCTGTGCACGCTGCAGGGCAAG CTGCAGCCGCAGGACTGGACGTCAGCGGACGGGCCACTGCAGGGTCTGCAGACGCTGCTGCTCATGGTTTTGCAGCAGGCCTCCGGCCGCCCACATGGCCCCCACGGCCTCTTCCTGCGCTACCGCGTGGAGGCCCTGACCCTCCGCGGCATCAACAGCTTCCGCCAGTATAAGTATGACCTGGTGGCTGTGGGCAA GGCTCTGGAGGGCATGTTCCGCAAGCTCAACCACCTCCTGGAACGCCTGCACCAGTCCTTCTTCTTCTACCTGCTCCCCGGTCTGTCCCGCTTCGTCTCCATCGGTCTCTACACACCCGCCGCTGGCTTCCTGCTCCTGGTCCTTGGCCTCAAG GCTCTGGAGCTGTGGATGCAACTGCACGAGGCTGGCGTGGGTAGTGAGGAGGCTGCCAGCCCCTCTGGGCCTGGCCCTGCCCTGGCCCCCACACAG GGAGTGGGGCTGGCCTCACTCGTGGCTCCCGTGATCATCTCGCAGGCCATGGGTGTAGCGCTCTATGTGCTGCCAGTGCTGAGCCAGCATGTGGCCACACAGCACTTTCCCGTGGCCGAGGCCGAGGCTGTGGTACTGACCCTGCTGGCCATTTACGCGGCTGGCCTGGCGCTGCCACACAACACCCACTG GGTGGTGAACGCGCAAGCTTCAGACCGGGGCTGGATGGCGCTAAAGCTGGGCGCCCTCATCTACCTGGCCCTGCAGCTGGCCTGTATCACCCTCATGAACTTCTCGCTGGGTTTCCTGCTGGCCATCACCATGGTGCCCACTGCTGCCCTCGCCGAGCCCCGGGGGCCCCG GGCACTCTACGCCATCCTGCTGGTGCTGACCAGCCCAGTGGCCACTCTCCTGGGCAGCCTGTTTCTGTGGCGGGAGCTGCAGGAGGCGCCGCTGACACTAGCCGAGGGCTGGCAGCTCTTCCTGACGGCGCTGGCTCAGGGTGTGCTGGAGCACCACATCTATGGATCCCTGCTCTTTCCGCTGCTCGCACTGGGCCTCTATCCCTGCTGGCTGCTCTTCTGGAACGTGCTCTTCTGGAAGTGA
- the LOC125997212 gene encoding cytochrome c1, heme protein, mitochondrial, whose translation MPGRKSGQRVQGQCPPRCPLAPAPPGSGTLTARSREPSPFAPPRPYVRGHALSLAPPRPPSSPRFPEVVPTLEAPSFPGHAPLVEAPPRLWNPAAVLSITAVVLASLPRAPPHCRGHAPSHRDPAPDRPRPSPGFPTEGVPAAEAPPSGPAPALARRLASRGARGRREVGAAAALWSRAGAGSGSARGRRVALTALGVLAAGGAGLAAALQSAVSASDLELHPPGYAWTHRGLLASLDHASIRRGFQVYKQVCSSCHSMDYVAYRHLVGVCYSEEEAKALAQEVEVQDGPNDDGEMFMRPGKLSDYFPKPYPNPEAARAANNGALPPDLSYIVRARHGGEDYVFSLLTGYCDPPTGVSLREGLYFNPYFPGQAIGMAPPIYNEVLEFDDGTPATMSQVAKDVCTFLRWASEPEHDHRKRMGLKMLMMMGLLLPLVYAMKRHKWSVLKSRKLAYRPPK comes from the exons atGCCGGGACGGAAGTCGGGTCAGCGGGtccaaggccagtgccctccacGCTGTCCGctcgctccagccccacctggCTCCGGGACCTTGACAGCCCGATCGCGGGAACCGAGTCCcttcgccccgccccgcccctatGTCAGAGGCCACGCCCTCTCGCTGGCCCCGCCCCGGCCGCCGTCCTCGCCGCGCTTCCCCGAGGTCGTTCCCACTCTGGAGGCCCCCTCCTTCCCTGGCCACGCCCCTCTCGTCGAGGCCCCGCCCCGACTCTGGAACCCAGCCGCTGTCCTC TCCATCACGGCCGTCGTCCTCGCCTCGCTCCCCCGAGCTCCGCCCCACTGCCGAGGCCACGCCCCTTCTCACCGAGACCCCGCCCCGGACCGGCCGCGGCCCTCGCCTGGCTTCCCGACCGAGGGCGTTCCCGCCGCCGAGGCCCCGCCCTCCGGCCCCGCCCCGGCTCTCGCGAGACGTCTCGCCTCCCGCGGGGCGCGGGGCCGACGGGAGGTCGGCGCG GCGGCGGCGCTGTGGTCGCGGGCCGGGGCCGGGTCCGGGTCGGCGCGGGGCCGGCGGGTGGCGCTGACGGCGCTGGGCGTGCTGGCGGCGGGGGGCGCGGGGCTGGCGGCGGCGCTGCAGTCGGCCGTGAGCGCCAGCGACCTGGAGCTGCACCCGCCGGGCTACGCGTGGACGCACCGCGGCCTCCTCGCCTCGCTGGACCACGCCAG CATCCGCCGCGGCTTCCAGGTGTACAAGCAGGTGTGCTCGTCGTGCCACAGCATGGACTACGTGGCCTACCGCCACCTGGTCGGCGTGTGCTACTCCGAGGAGGAGGCCAAGGCGCTGGCCCAGGAGGTGGAGGTGCAGGACGGCCCCAACGACGACGGCGAGATGTTCATGCGGCCCGGGAAGCTGTCCGACTACTTCCCCAAGCCCTACCCGAACCCCGAGGCGGCCCGCGCCGCCAACAACGGGGCGCTGCCCCCGGACCTCAGCTACATCGTCAGGGCCAG GCACGGAGGCGAGGACTACGTCTTCTCTCTGCTCACCGGCTACTGCGACCCTCCCACCGGCGTGTCTCTGCGCGAGGGGCTCTACTTCAACCCCTACTTCCCCGGCCAGGCCATCGGCATGGCCCCTCCCATCTACAACGAGGTCTTGGAGTTCGACGACG GCACCCCGGCCACCATGTCCCAGGTGGCCAAAGACGTGTGCACCTTCCTGCGCTGGGCGTCGGAGCCCGAGCACGACCATCGCAAGCGGATGGGGCTCAAG ATGCTGATGATGATGGGCCTGCTGCTGCCCCTGGTCTACGCCATGAAGAGGCACAAGTGGTCAGTCCTCAAGAGCCGGAAACTGGCCTATCGACCGCCCAAATGA